CACCCGTAAGATTGGTGCCTATTACCTGGTCGGCGCCTTTATTGTGGGAATTACCGCAGGAAGATTCGAGCACTTCCTGAGCCGCGACAAATCCAAGGACATCATGTATGTTCTTAAACTCTTCTTTTCCTTTTTTATTCCCTTTTACTTCTTCAAGGCTGGCATGGCGGTGGATCTGAAGGGGATTTCACTTAAGGGAATCCTTGCCGGATCTACATTCCTACTGTTCTTTATTCCTTTGCGGGTGGTGATGGTGGGGCTCTCCCTACGGTTTTTTCAACGGGACTCGTGGAAAGACCGCATTGAGATTTCCATGTCTCTCCTTCCCACATTGGTATTTGGATTGGTCATTGCCAGCATTTTGCGCACCCTTAAGGCACCACCTTACATTATTACCGGGCTCATTCTTTACACCTTGGTTTCAAGCATTTTGCCAGCCTTCTTTCTGCGCAAAGCACCGCCCGTTGAGTACGGCCCAAAGGTCAAGGTCTAAATCCTGCAACTCTGATCTGTAGATGGGAGCGAATATCAGCATCAAACTTAAAAGTGCCTGATGTCGGTTACTAGATTGCCCGACAGGCTAAATAGGCACGGGTAAGGGCTTCTTCCAGAGTGCCCCCAAAGAGCCGGTGTTCAATCAAGGTACGAATCTTGAGAGCGGCATTGAAGCAAGAGTACTCCTCCCACTGCCCCTTTCCTTTAAGAGATTTTATGTCCTTGCACATTTCGCAGGGAATCTCCGGATCAATCGCTGAACGTTCCAAATAGTCCGTCTGAATACAGACACGCCGAGGGAAGGCCTCGTGATCGAGGCAGACCATTTCAGCCAAATCCCGATCCAACACCCGAGACCCCAAGCGCAACCGCTGACACTGATAATTCGCCGCCGAGCCACAAATGTTCGCCTTTTGTGAATCTGATAGATCGGAGAGGGCGTCCAAGGTCTCAGCATCATAAACTCGCTGAGGACTTTCGATAGTCCCCTGCCACCGGCCACAGTTCTGAAAAAGGCCCATCAACACTGCCAAAGCCGCTGCCACTAAGAGTGACAGGCGCCAACGGGCACCCCTACGTGACGTCGATATATCTGACTCCCAAATCATAGGACCCTTTTACCATAGTCTGGTTCCCCACACAAAGTGTTGGAGTGTGACTTCACTTCATCCTAAACTGAAGACCAAACACAACCTGGCAGGAGTGCTCCGATGAAAACAGCTGTCGATGAAATCATGGCGACATCAATTATTTCAGTTCGTCCCGATGCCACCATTCGCGATGTGGCAACAATGATGGCCGAGGCTAAAGTCGGTGCCACGGCTGTTATGGAAAATGGCGAACTCCAGGGGATGTTCTCCGAGAGGGACCTACTCAATCGGGTGGTCGCCAAGAAAGTGGATGTGGATGTCACGCCAGTAAAAGAAGTGATGACCTCTCCGGTGATCACCATTGATACGGGAACCACAGCTAACGACGCTCTCTATATTATGACCGTAAAGCATATTCGCCACTTACCAGTGGTCGACAAGACTCAAAAACCGATTGGCATGTTGGGAATTCGCGATCTGTTGGAATGTGTGCTGAACGAAACCATTGATGAGTTCATCACCAAGAAGGTCGACTAATTGTCGATCGGGCCCCAGTTGCCGTCACACTCCAGGTTGCCCCGCAAGATGGGGCCAGCAATATTGAGTTCATGGACATAAACTGTGCGGTGCCCTGACTCTTCGTCCTCGGTCAGCAAAATATCATAGCCGTGGTCCCAACTCTGGGGTCGATAGCAATCCATGAGCACCACCTTGTTACGAAATCTCCCACCTTCTTCCTCGATGGGAAAACACTCGTACTCTGCCAGCTTTTCACTGCCAACAAAGCTCATATCAAAAAGATGACTCAGTACTTTACCGGAATTTTCCCAACTCAAGGACACAGCTAGACCTTCGTCGCGCACGAGAGGAGGAAGACAATCCACTGCCCACTTGTCACCTCCCTGGCTGACCGAAAACAAGAAGCTGGTGAGCAAGGCAAAGGCCTTAAAAAAGTACATGAAGCCCCCTTGCCCATATTAAAGCAAAACAGAGGCCAATTGGCCTCTGTTTAAATGTTCTTTCAACAAATTCTTGGGACTATTTGAGTCGTTCGAAGAGAAGGATCACCTCACTGGCGATCGAACATCTCCTTGCCACCTAGGTTGGACTCCCGATCCACGGGCGTCGCCAACTCTCGGAGAGCTCGCAGATATTCCATGGCTCCGGGAGGAAAACTAAATTGTCCGCCGCCGGAGTAATCCAGAAAGATGTTTTGCTCCAGCCTCTCGTAGCATTTAAGAGCAATAGACGAATGGGGCGAACGCTTGATACAGGCCTTGTAGTAGAACTCATTGGTATCGCCAATACCCATGTCAGCCACCACTTCATAGCTCTGTCCTAGATAGAATAGCGCCTTGGCCTGATCATCCACACTGGCTTCGGTGCGCAGGAAATCATGAAGAAGGGCCGATGTTCTCAGATAGTGAATGTAAGAGGACCGATCTCCCCAATAGTCTTCGCCTTTGCGCGCCTCACTGAGAATGCGCTCAGCTTGCTTGAGCAAAGTATCGGACTTTTTGGGCTTGTCCGTTTTCCAGCGGGCGATGGCCTTGGCCCAATCCTTGGCATTTTGCCTCTGAAAGGTCGGCAAGGATTTGTTGGCTAGGATAGTATTGACGATCTTCTCGGCCTGAGTCGGATTCTGATTGGCACGAACGGCCACATTCAATGCACTATTGGCGGCCTTCACCCAAACATAGCTCTCGTCGGATGCCAAAGCCTTATCTGCCAAAATGGTTTCGTATTGACCGATTGCTTGATCAAAACGACGAACCGCCGCCAAAAGCTCACCCTTTTCAATTGGCTTCAGTTTTTGAAAGGTCTTATCTTTTTCCCAATCAACAAAGCTCGGCCCCCAGGTGCCCCGGGAATGACAGCGCACACACATCGAAGTGGCATTCTTTAAGACGGCCCGAGCATAGTCGCGCTTGCCCGTGCGAAGACCCTCAACCGCCAAATGCAGCTCGCGATCTAGAGTATTGGAGATGACCGCCACGAAAGGATCTTTATCCAGTTTTTTGATTTTATCTTCACTTCGTTGCCTGTTCACATTGTGAGCCAATGTCGCCAAACGTTCTGCATCGTCCTGGATCTTACGGCGGTTCTCAGGAGCGTTGAATTCCGTTTGGCTGGCCAGATAAGGATAGATTCCGACCAGGACATGACTCATCTCCTGCATTTTGTCTTTCCACTGCCCACCGGGGGCATCCGCCTGTTTGCTGCCACTTCCGCAATGGACCAGGGCACTGGACAGACCGAGCATTGCCATCATCTTGATTGTGTTTTTTAATCCTGCTGTCATCTCCCCTGCCTCCTCGCGACGTGATGCCTACATTTTGAGAATAATCGATACCAACAAATAAAGGGCGCTAAGAATACTGAAGACCATCCAGATGGTGCGCTGCCGATCGACGGTCTTTTCAAAATTATTCACCGACTCGTTTTCCAGGTAAATCCCAATGGAGCGGTCATACTGATAAATGGTTGAAGCGTAAATGGCGAGAAAAGTTCCGTCAAAAATGGCGTGAGTGACGTACTGAACGCCTCGGTATACTCCATAGGAAAGGCGAACCATGGCGATGGCGACCAGAATGCCAAAGACAATGCGAATCCAAAAGCGAATCTGCATCATCCCATCCCTGACACGGGAATCGGAGAATCGTTCGATGATACGACGGTCTCGGCCCTGGTTCCGACGGTCTGCCATAGATGCTCCCCCTCTGGTGTGTCCCTAAGTGTAATGAAAAACAGAGGAGATGATAAGAGAAGAATGGGCCCTCACGGGCCCATTCTCAGCAACTGGACCTAGGAACGGGGGAAGCTCCTAGCGTCTTGTACGAAAGGCTACTGGGTGACTGACCGAAGGCTCGCCTTCAATCCCTGAAAACACCCGAACACTGTACAAAGTGTTAGGCGTGAGCCCAGTCAATTCGACCCGATGGTGCATCACGAGTTCCGGGTAGAGTGCACCGGTATAAATCCAACCCGTAAATTTATCTGTCAGTTCCACCTGCGAAGTGGAGAATGTATCAGTCTCCCAAGTCACCACGGCTGTCGTCGAGGTGATCTCCTCAATTTGTAGCTTGGTGATTTTCACAGGAATGGTCTCGCCATTGTCTGGCTTGACGCAGTAATTGATGTACACTTCTGAGTTCTCCTGCCCCGCATTACCGGTCAAGTGAACCTCTTCCACCTCACTCACATAGTTAAAGTCTGCGGCGACGCCATCGACCTCAACAGCCACCGACTCTCCATCGATTTCACCGCCCTGGTTGTCGAGAACAAACTCAGTCTTAAGAGAAAGCTTTTTTGTGACCAAGCTGCCGATCTGGGCCAAACCTTCATGTAGGCGACCACCAGAAAGATCAATGGCGACTCCATTACCTGCACGAATCATCTCCAAATAACCGTAGCCAATTTCATTTTCACCACCACTGGGAACCACGCTTCCCTCGTGGTAGACAATTCCTGAAACCAAAAGTGGTCGCTCACCCTGGAAGGTGCGCAAACGGGTGTAGACACTCTCAGAGCTCACACTCTGACAGTAAGTATTAAATGCCGGGTCCTCTTTACCATTCGGATCTGGAACCTGGACAACGCCCTCTGGGTAACGGGCACAAATGTCGTTTTCATCGGCCACAAAGACCACGGCGAGGGCCGCGTCCTCGCGGAAGAAGCCATGACCTCTGGACTCGGCCAGCTTGTCTGCTTCCATGGCTTGGTTCAGAGAGTAAACTCCGGTCTCTCCACCATCGGTGACACTCTCACCCGCCACATTGCGCATGCGGTAGCGAAGGATGCTGCGGATGTCGGCCATCTCCATAGTCTGATTGTCCAACACATAGGGCTTGTCCGCCTGACGTCGGTAAATGCGCCCTGACCAGGTGGTCGCGTGGGCTGGCATCACCGCAATGCGCACATCCGCATCACCAGGGAGCTCAGCCATAAAGGCGTCCACCCCATCACCAATCGTTTCGCGCTCGGCATTGAGTGAGCCGGAAGAATCGACAACAAAAAGGATGTCGATCTTTTTGGTCACCTCAGCCGGCGGCTGATAGTGCTTTTGCTCAAAGCAATATGGCTTGGGTTCTGGACGAACAAGGTCTGGAGGCACATGGACAGGGGGATTAAGCCCATTGTCAATGGCATTGCGCTCGTCTTCTGTTAACTCACAGGCTGTTAGGGTAATAACAGCCAACAGGCTCACTAGGAGCCTTAACCCTAATGTATGTAATGGCATACCGACCCTCTCAGGACAACAAACGTTTCCACAAATTCCTGATTGCCGGACACTGGTTACATACAGGGAAGTAATTCCGGACACCAACTGCGAACTCTTTGACGCTTTCAGGATAGCCGAAAGTCCAGTGTCTCGGAAACCACCAAGAGATGGACATTTATTCACAACTTCCCACTCTGAGACGAATTTGCACCTCTAGAGCGGTTTAACCCCAACTGGCCGCCTTTTATGTTGCGCAAAAAATTCTCCCGGTGTCCCAGAGAAAAAACACTTTTGTGTCAACATAGGCCAATTCTCACATCGACTGTCTCATCTGGAGTCCCTAAACGTCTCAACAAAAACCGTCGTTCGTTTTGGTACGTCGAACAATTGACTTTCGCCCAGGAGTTTTTCACCCCATTCTTGAGGAGATTTTAACAGCATATTAATGATGGAAATGCCGATAGTTAACAGAGAGCTTAACTTGAGGAGCGTGCCATGTCCGACAACAGCAAGACTGTCCTTTTAGTCGACGACGACGCTGGCCTAAGAGACATTCTTCAGGCAACTCTGGAAATGGAAGACTACACGGTGATTGCCGCCCAGGACGGGGAAGAGGCCAAGCAAAAGTTCGATGAAAATGCCGGCTCCATTATGGTGGTTATTTCTGACATTCGTATGCCCAAAGCCGATGGAATTGCCGTCCTCGAACACGTGAAAAACAAGGACAACTTCACTCCCGTTATTCTGATGACAGGTATTGCCGAGATCATTCAAACCAAAAAGGCCGTGGATCTCGGTTGCGATGACTTTATTGCCAAGCCCTTTAAGCCCTCTGAGCTCCTGGCGGCCCTTGATATTGTTTTGAACCCTGCCAATAAGGGAGCTGGTGAAGATGACGAAATGGGCCGTGACCCGGAATTCTGCAAAGTGTGGCTCGAAGACTTTGTCACGGGCTCCAGCCTACAGACGGATCTTTATGTGCGCCTGTCGCCCAAGAAGTACTTAAAAGTGGCCCGCACCGGCACCACTTTGGATCGGCCACGAGTGGAGGCCTACAAGCAAAGGGGTCTCAATTACCTTTACATTCCCAAAGAGGATTTTGCCAAGTACGTGGGCCTCAATCTTAAAGTGACCACGGCCATTGCTAAAGCAGGTGGGGGCATTTCAAAGGCGCAAAAGATGCAGCTCCTTAAGCACTCCACCGAAGTCATTTTAGAGCAGACCAATGTCAATGGAGTGAGCCAAGAGCTGGCTGAGGTGGCCCACACTCTGGTTGGTTCAACCTTGTCCATGATGACTGAAGACGACGATCTGTATAGCTTACTCGATATGCTCAACACCCACTCAGATGCCCTTTATGCCCACTCGATCGCGGTGAGTGTGTATTCAGCCCTGATTGCGCAAAAGATGGCGTGGACCTCGCTGCCGACAAAATCAAAACTGGTGATGGCGGGGCTCTTTCACGACATCGGAAAAAAGGAAATCCCCAGGCAGCTGTTGGAGAAAAACCGAGTGAGCCTGACCGAAGATGAGATCAAGACCTTGGAAACCCACGTGGTTCGGGGCAAAAACATACTCTTGCAGATGCCCAAAATGCCATCAGATGTGGTGCTGGCAGTCTCTCAACACCACGAATACTGCAATGGCCAGGGCTACCCAGCTCGGTTGACAGTGCACAAGATTCATCCACTCGCTAAGGTCCTTTCCTTGGCCAACATCTTTAGTAACCTGGTGGTCAAAGGGCCCCAACACAAAGCTCCCATGGAGCCCAAAGAGGCCATTCAAGAGATATTGGATTACCAGTTGGAAGAAGTCGACCGTCATGCATTGGCGGGCCTAATGAAGGCCTTTGGTGTGGAAATTCCTAAAGAGTTTGAAAAGTACGGCCAGGGTAAGTTGGGACTGACAGGAACTTGATACGGGAACAATCCATGATTGAAGCCTCTGTCCATGCACCTAAACCTCTCGACTTTCGCTCTCGCCTGAGCCAGTGGGGAACTGATTTTGTGACTCTTTTTCA
This is a stretch of genomic DNA from Pseudobdellovibrionaceae bacterium. It encodes these proteins:
- a CDS encoding CBS domain-containing protein, which codes for MKTAVDEIMATSIISVRPDATIRDVATMMAEAKVGATAVMENGELQGMFSERDLLNRVVAKKVDVDVTPVKEVMTSPVITIDTGTTANDALYIMTVKHIRHLPVVDKTQKPIGMLGIRDLLECVLNETIDEFITKKVD
- a CDS encoding fibronectin type III domain-containing protein — translated: MPLHTLGLRLLVSLLAVITLTACELTEDERNAIDNGLNPPVHVPPDLVRPEPKPYCFEQKHYQPPAEVTKKIDILFVVDSSGSLNAERETIGDGVDAFMAELPGDADVRIAVMPAHATTWSGRIYRRQADKPYVLDNQTMEMADIRSILRYRMRNVAGESVTDGGETGVYSLNQAMEADKLAESRGHGFFREDAALAVVFVADENDICARYPEGVVQVPDPNGKEDPAFNTYCQSVSSESVYTRLRTFQGERPLLVSGIVYHEGSVVPSGGENEIGYGYLEMIRAGNGVAIDLSGGRLHEGLAQIGSLVTKKLSLKTEFVLDNQGGEIDGESVAVEVDGVAADFNYVSEVEEVHLTGNAGQENSEVYINYCVKPDNGETIPVKITKLQIEEITSTTAVVTWETDTFSTSQVELTDKFTGWIYTGALYPELVMHHRVELTGLTPNTLYSVRVFSGIEGEPSVSHPVAFRTRR
- a CDS encoding response regulator, whose product is MSDNSKTVLLVDDDAGLRDILQATLEMEDYTVIAAQDGEEAKQKFDENAGSIMVVISDIRMPKADGIAVLEHVKNKDNFTPVILMTGIAEIIQTKKAVDLGCDDFIAKPFKPSELLAALDIVLNPANKGAGEDDEMGRDPEFCKVWLEDFVTGSSLQTDLYVRLSPKKYLKVARTGTTLDRPRVEAYKQRGLNYLYIPKEDFAKYVGLNLKVTTAIAKAGGGISKAQKMQLLKHSTEVILEQTNVNGVSQELAEVAHTLVGSTLSMMTEDDDLYSLLDMLNTHSDALYAHSIAVSVYSALIAQKMAWTSLPTKSKLVMAGLFHDIGKKEIPRQLLEKNRVSLTEDEIKTLETHVVRGKNILLQMPKMPSDVVLAVSQHHEYCNGQGYPARLTVHKIHPLAKVLSLANIFSNLVVKGPQHKAPMEPKEAIQEILDYQLEEVDRHALAGLMKAFGVEIPKEFEKYGQGKLGLTGT